The Camelina sativa cultivar DH55 chromosome 16, Cs, whole genome shotgun sequence sequence TCATAGAATGGCTGATAACAATAATCttttcttgcattagagtttggATTATCTTTTGTGTGACTAAATTGTTCAGTTTAGCTTATGACAAATTCCATTTGATGCAACTACCATCGATTACATTGTCATACTCTGGATTGCTTTTGGAGATATTCTCATAGGCTACGTTTCTAAAAATAGCTTTTGATAATTTCAGGGGCATGGAAATGTGTTTAGCCAGTTGGTTGATTTAATTGGAATAACATCCATCATGGAGGTAAATGGTGGTCTGAGATCTTTTTCAGCTTGGTGTCACTTCATCTTTTCAAAGAAACTTCTTGTGACGTTATGTAGGTTTTGGTTCGCTTGGTTGGGGCTGATGATAATGTCTATCCCAACTTTCCGGATGTGATGCGATACTTGGCTGATAGCGATTTACTTGAAATGATCGTGGACAAACTAAATCCATCTGTAAGTAGTAAAAGTTTAggttattccaaaataaaataaaaaagagacgTGAGGCTCTATTTTTGATTAATCTTGGTGATCCAAAATTTCGTATAGTGAGAGGCTACCAAATAAGAAAAGTATAACTTTAGGATTTATCATTGACAATGTTTTCAATATCATTTAAAGTCTTTTCTTTATGTTCCCGTTTTCTGAGTGACAACCTTTGTAACGTGGATCAGAGTTCTCCTGAGGTTCAGGCAAACGCAGCAGAAACATTATGTGCAATTACTCGGAATGCACCTTCAGCTCTAGCTTCAAAACTCTCTAGCCCTGGGTTTGTAATCTTTGCTTTCATATTTGAGTGTCCACTGGTTTCTGCGGATATACACAATTATACAACAGTCTGACATGGCAAAACCTCTATCTTCTTCCTGCAGCTTCGTTTCTAGGATATTTGGTCATGCTATAGAAGATTCACATTCAAAATCCGGCCTAGTTCATTCACTTACTGTGTGTATCTCTCTGTTAGATCCGAGGAGATCTGCTGCTTCATCACCTTTCTTCAATTCTTTTAGAAGTCAACATATGTTTGAGTCTCCTGTCCCAGTGACCCAGGAGACTATTGGTGCTATGCTACCTAAACTCGGTAAGTTGGTTTCTGGTGCTACGGAATCTTCCCATGAAACAAGAAGATCATACTTTTATCTTAATTTGTGCCGGATGCACATGAAACAATCACATTGCAATGCATACgttttgtgattatttttttttgtttctgctgACCCATGACTCTATTGCTCTATTTGGTCTGTTCCATTTTGATTTATGTGGATAGTGCGAAATTGGGAGTTCATTAATTCCATGTTTGTTGGGATTTCTTGTTAGCCTTCCTTGGATATGTAGGAAATATGTCTTGCAAGTTTTGTTAAATCAAGGATAGACTCCTCAGTCTTCATTGTCCTTATATAACAAGATTTAATGTCTTTTGCTGCAGGTGATTTGCTTGTGCTTCTCAGTGTAGCGTCTGACAGCAAAGTCTTACCTACAACGTATGGAGAGCTGAGGCCACCTCTTGGAAAGCATCGTATAAAGGTCAGATCCTAAACTTACCCATTTCTGATAAGTGATTTGTACGTATTTTGGGTATTTACGCTGAATTGTTGCTCGTTTTTCCAGATAGTAGAATTCATTGCGGTTCTGTTAAAATCTGGAAATGATGCTGCTGGAACTGAATTAGCGTGCTCTGGAACAATTAAAAGGATCCTTGAACTATTTTTCGAGTAAGCTTCTACTAAACTTCAGTCAGACTCTtgatttggattttagtttACTTGAGAAGTTAATTAACTAAATACTTTCAACTTATGAAGGTACCCATACAATAATGCTCTCCATCACCAAGTGGAGAGTATAATACTTTCTTGTTTGGAAAACAAGAGCGAAACTGTGGTTAACCATATCCTTCGAGAATGTAATCTCATTAGCAAAATTCTTTCATCAGACAAAGACTCGGTTCTTTCTGGCAATAACCTGGTATACCATCTGTGCTTTTTCTTACAAAGACTTTTGTTGATTAGTAgtatatggttttgttttgtgtcaAAATCAGCTCAAGTTAAGAGTTGTAGTCTTCTTGTTCAGATGATCATTAGGTAAACAAACATGTCTGCCATTTTTCTTCTGTGATGTAGCCTACCGTAGTTGCCACTGGGAAAAAACCACCACGGGCCGGATATGTTGGACATATCACAAGACTATGGAATAAACTTATCCAGTTGAGTGATAGCAATGGCCTGATAAAGACATCTCTTCAGGTTGGTATTACAACCAAACAATCTTATGTACCGTAATTTGTTCTTACATTAGATTCATCAAATGCACGCATAACGGGTCTAGCATTAAGAGTGCTCTCCTTTCTACTTTTGGTGTGTTGGTAACAAGATTTTTCTctattaaatcattaggaaaacaGTGAATGGAACGAATGGCGAAAGGGTGTTCTGAAGGAGCGCAACACTGTTGAGAATGTATACAGATGGGCATGCGGGTAATttgatcaattttttctttttcatcactATAAAGCATTGGTTCATAATGATAGATGTAGATGaagtttcttattcttcttctgaaCTATGCtaaccaaaacacaaattttcTTCTGCCTGATGAAGACCTGataattttacagttttttaatataatgggAGTTGATATATGATCTTAAACCAATGTCACATACAGGCGTCCAACTACACTGCAAGATAGAACAAGGGATAGCGACGAGGAAGACAGGGATTACGATGTTGCAGCTTTGGCAAACAATTTGAACCAAGCATTTAATTACAGAATCTATGGAAACGAGGATAATGAAGAGGTATTTTACTGCTAATAGTTCTTGAATTTCTTAAACGGTTTACTCGACACCAGTTTAACAATTTAacccttttttcttctctggtGTCAGGATCAGAATGCTCTCAATGCCCTTGATAGAGATGATACTGTAAGTCTTActcacttcttctcttttattttttgtatatcgAAGAAAACTTTTAATATCGGTTTTCACAATATGATTTCATGGTATGTGATAAGGTGTAAGCCTGAAAGTATTTTTCcgtattcaaaacagtttgtcaAATAGTGGACTTATTATTCATATTATATGCAGGATGCATACTTTAACGATGAATCTGCTGAAGTAGTAATTTCATCCTTGAGACTTGGAGATGATCAAGGAAGGTGGGTTTATTGAGTGTTCTCATATGGGTTGTTCTTTAACTCAGTCATCTGAACTACTGTTTTTATTCAACGAAGACTTGATCATGTCTCATTTTACCTGCTGCAGCTTGCTCACAAATTCGGACTGGTTCACATTCCAAGATGACAGGTTCAGCAACACGGCGATTGAAGATGTGAACATGAATGAGAACTCAAATGCCAACAATAGCAGCAGCAGTGACGATGAAGTCctggttggagaagaagaagaagacgataacCTAACCGAGAAACCGAAGAACATCTCTGCAGACAATTTATCATCATCAGACCCAACAAGCATCGATGAAGCGTCTGAGATGCAAGTCACTAGCTCCAGTCTGAACCCATTCATCGATGTACCAATGCTAGATGTCAAAACCGAACCGGTTATTCCAAATGGTTCTCCAACATCAACTTCATCTGGAAGCAGCAGCAGCTCAGGACATAAATCACCTTCAGCTCCTGCAGTGCGAGCACTTTTCGAAGAGGATGTGGAGTTTGTGGGAGTGGAACCAGAAGGAACAGAGAAAGCAATGGAGCAAGCTTTAAAAGAAGGGATAGTCGGTGAAGCTGGACCGTTGAAGCGGAATATGGTTCAGAAAGTTTCAGAAAACGAAAACCAAGCGGAGAATTCGGTTGTGACAGAGTTCAACGATTCAAATTTCTGGAGGGTTGATCAAGAAGTTACAGTTTTGGAGTAAAAAGACATaaaaggtataaaaaaaaaaaaaaaccatacaaaAACCTCGTACtgttttttgtctctctctctcacacacagaAACTAAACGGAACATagcagtttttgttttgttttgtttacaagGCCATGACCCAATCACCATCTCTAGTCGAACAGGGTTTTTCTCTACATGtcaattattattaattcacgTCTTAAaagctttctctgtttttcatgTTGTCTCTACTCTGTTTTTGGTATCTCTTTAATAATGGGTCTTTTCTTAAAGACAAGCTTTTTTCTTctgggttttttatttttgagaacaatgcgattttttttttttccttcttttttatgaattttggattgtttacGCAATTAGGACTGGTTAAAAACCATATCGACTTTTGTATTTaccggaaacaaaaaaacatacatgAACGCTTTTCATGTTTGGAGAAATTAGATTATTAGTGTAAATCGTAATTTGACAGgagatttgatattattttcaaaagtctgtATTTTTAAGGAAATAAAACGAGTTGGAATAGAAAaagtccaattttttttttttaattggactGTTTTGATTTTCTAGTTGACACCTATTGAAACAGAACACACATCTCTATcggaaaataaattttcaataagcgatgcaaaaacaaaagatatatttaTGGTATGCAATGTTAGTCAACGTCCATCAGACTTTCAATTTTGATATTGATCGTGGGGCGAGTATGTGTGTACTGAAGGCTCGTGCGCGCATTACAAAATGATATTAGAGTTCAATTCAGATAAACGTGTCGACTGTCGTCGAACTTTTTCTATTGGTCTCTAGTGAGAATATCACGAGATGGTTTGAATTTATGTGTTTCTACATGTGGAGAGTTGAATGTAGATGAATTAACCATTTTACACTACAAAATTAGTCATTAGTACGTATGTTTGAGATTATGTAACATGTGTATCAAACTATCAATATACAATTACTTCTTTTTTGGAAACTATGTATCAATAGATAATTTGGTCCGTGTGACCATGACTAGCTTGATATATGAATGTGGTAGACCACAAAAGTATCTAATTATTAAGAGATAATAAAGCTATAAACCTACAACAGAACTAGGTGATGTAATCTTGGTATTTGATTCGAGGACTGACGAACCATTGGATACATCATAAACGATTTAGCGAACAAAGTAAATCGCGAATACTATttaaagtattttctttttaaaaaataaggaaaaaaaatcaatgtcaTATTCGCAGTTagatagtataattttatttttcagtattaatattaaattaataaataatattaattatcaaaaaaaaacttcacataTGTCAAAATTGGGTCATGCATGATGTATGTAAGTCTGTTTTATATAGATTGGGCTCAAAATTCCATTGTTTTCTAGACAAATTATGATAGATTTTCTGACTATTTTAGATGGTGGTATAAACAACATTAATCTACGAAA is a genomic window containing:
- the LOC104750061 gene encoding serine/threonine-protein phosphatase 6 regulatory subunit 1, with the protein product MFWKLASLSASSPVESILDKDSFTLEELLDEEEIIQECKALNSRLISFLRDRTQVERLLRYVVEEPQDDADSKRAFKFPFISCEIFTCEIDVIFKTLVEDEKLMDLLFAFLEPNRPHSALLAGYFGKVVICLMIRKTAALMSYIKGHGNVFSQLVDLIGITSIMEVLVRLVGADDNVYPNFPDVMRYLADSDLLEMIVDKLNPSSSPEVQANAAETLCAITRNAPSALASKLSSPGFVSRIFGHAIEDSHSKSGLVHSLTVCISLLDPRRSAASSPFFNSFRSQHMFESPVPVTQETIGAMLPKLGDLLVLLSVASDSKVLPTTYGELRPPLGKHRIKIVEFIAVLLKSGNDAAGTELACSGTIKRILELFFEYPYNNALHHQVESIILSCLENKSETVVNHILRECNLISKILSSDKDSVLSGNNLPTVVATGKKPPRAGYVGHITRLWNKLIQLSDSNGLIKTSLQENSEWNEWRKGVLKERNTVENVYRWACGRPTTLQDRTRDSDEEDRDYDVAALANNLNQAFNYRIYGNEDNEEDQNALNALDRDDTDAYFNDESAEVVISSLRLGDDQGSLLTNSDWFTFQDDRFSNTAIEDVNMNENSNANNSSSSDDEVLVGEEEEDDNLTEKPKNISADNLSSSDPTSIDEASEMQVTSSSLNPFIDVPMLDVKTEPVIPNGSPTSTSSGSSSSSGHKSPSAPAVRALFEEDVEFVGVEPEGTEKAMEQALKEGIVGEAGPLKRNMVQKVSENENQAENSVVTEFNDSNFWRVDQEVTVLE